The Zingiber officinale cultivar Zhangliang chromosome 2A, Zo_v1.1, whole genome shotgun sequence genomic sequence GCCCAAACCGCGTTAGGTGATGCGACATTGAGGCTCGATGGCGGACGACCAGCAGAGCGCCGGAGGGGACGCCGCCGTCGTGATCGTCGTCGTTGCGGAGGACATGGCGCCTTCGGCGGTGGGATCAGAGGCGAAGGGGGCCGAGAAGGGGCTGGAGGCCGCCTCCGTGGCTGTCAACGTGGCGACCGGGCCTGGTGGCCGGGCCGAGAAGGACAGCGGGAAGGATCCGGAGTCGGAGACGACCTGCCGGATCTGCCATTTGAGCAAGGAAGGCTCCGAACTCTTCGAGCTGGGGTGCGGGTGCAAGGGCGATCTCGGGATCGCGCATCGGCACTGCGCTGAGACCTGGTTCATGGTCAAGGGCAACAGGTTTTTTCTTCTTCCAGACctgattttgttttcccttccTTTTTTGTCTTGTTTGATTTCTCCCCTAAAGATGTTGGTTTGTCGGATTACGTTTCTCGCTGTGTGGAAAAGAAGGATTTTAGTACTTTTGATGCTCAGTCTACCATTAAATGCTTGTTCTTTCTGATTGCTATGGGAGGGATTGGGAATATTGAGCTCACGATAAGTGTTGATTTTAGCTAGTAGCGAGCCGTTTGGAGTATCTCTTCTCAAAACTTGGCTTCTTGTTGATTTCATTCCTATTGCAGTGTCGAAGGGTTAAACATGGAAGGGTCAGAATTCATTTTACTGTCCTGTCATCTTTGCTGAGTCCTTTAGCCTATTTCTTTGTCGGAGTTTCTTATTTAAGCTATAAAAACTTGTCTCCTCTGGTTGCTCGTTGCCTCATCAATTGGCAGTTATTTAATATGCTGAACGTGCTTTTGAGAATAATCAGAGTGGTGAAACAGTTTTTTCCAAGATTTCTTAGGTATTGATGTGATACTAGTCAATGTTCATCTATTATGTTTGCGACTAAGATTATATGTTTTGATTTATGAATTTTTGGAATTAAAAATTTCAATCCAATCATCTAAAGAATAGAAATAAATCCATCAATTGTTATTATCAAGTTTCTGATTGAAACACCATTTATCCCCTTTGTTGAAGTTATTGCTTTGATCCTGGCCTAACACCTGATGGTTTAGTTAGATCATTGTTAGATCATGAACCAAGTAGAGAAGCAAGTGAAAAACAAAGTCAGTGTCTAAGAAAATAATATCAAGCTTACCAAAAAAGTATGAGGTGTCCTTGTTGAACTTGTGGCTTTACTTTATTCCGACAGCTGACGGATTAGATTTTGAATCACAAGAGAAAAATAAGTTATCCGGAGAATATCTACATAATTAGGGAATTCCAAGTTCATGATGTGCTTGCTCTATAGGATGCTAAAGGTTTGGTTTTGTGACCACATACAAAATAATCATCGTGTTTATATATTGATACAATGTGTATAACTATGATTATGATCTCATCTACCATTTATAAGCATTGCTATATATGCTGATTAGGAAAAATGGTCAATACATTAGAGGAGTACACACTTTTTTATTTGGAGAGAGCACATTAAAAGTTGAAATTC encodes the following:
- the LOC122040726 gene encoding E3 ubiquitin-protein ligase MARCHF1-like, coding for MADDQQSAGGDAAVVIVVVAEDMAPSAVGSEAKGAEKGLEAASVAVNVATGPGGRAEKDSGKDPESETTCRICHLSKEGSELFELGCGCKGDLGIAHRHCAETWFMVKGNRFCEICGANAKNITGENDSKFMDEWYERGESSNRDPSERCSCWRQQPFCNFVMACLVIAFILPWFFRVNMF